In one Clostridia bacterium genomic region, the following are encoded:
- the ftsA gene encoding cell division protein FtsA: MGNQQENMLTVIDVGSAKTCALAAEVTDTGLRYRGHGVCESRGSRKGVIVDLEKAVLSIQKAMEDAETTAEAPLESAVVGVSGSHVRGVNSQGGITLGSRPREISREDIRLAVEKARNIALPADREVLHLLPQEFILDEQSGIRDPAGMMGKQLEVRVHVVTASASATQNVVTALNRAGMHVNDTVFEALACADAILRSDERDLGVCLIDIGAGSTDIIVFIEGVVAHTAVVPIGGDHFTNDVAVGLRTPLADAEKIKRQFGYAVVTSIPEANEIEVPSVGDRPSRLMQQRLLGEILEPRARELFEMVRDNLRQTGVMDLLGAGTVLTGGGARLHGMLDIAEDVFRRPSRLGSPQAIAKLPSFLAEPEFSVLIGLMFYAHRARTTKSNQDQGIGAKLKSLFARSTFGL; encoded by the coding sequence ATGGGAAACCAGCAAGAAAATATGTTGACGGTGATCGATGTCGGCAGCGCGAAGACTTGCGCGCTTGCCGCCGAAGTAACGGACACGGGACTACGCTACCGCGGCCACGGCGTGTGCGAGTCGCGCGGTTCGCGCAAAGGCGTGATCGTCGATCTGGAGAAAGCGGTACTCTCCATCCAGAAGGCCATGGAAGATGCCGAGACCACGGCCGAGGCTCCGCTGGAGTCGGCTGTCGTAGGTGTCTCCGGCAGTCACGTGCGTGGCGTGAACAGTCAGGGCGGCATCACGCTCGGCTCGCGCCCGCGCGAGATTTCGCGCGAGGACATTCGGCTTGCCGTGGAGAAGGCGCGCAACATCGCTCTGCCGGCGGACAGGGAAGTGCTGCACCTGCTTCCCCAGGAATTCATTCTCGACGAGCAATCCGGCATACGCGATCCCGCGGGCATGATGGGTAAGCAACTCGAAGTCCGCGTACACGTAGTGACGGCCTCGGCCAGCGCCACGCAGAATGTAGTAACCGCACTGAACCGCGCCGGCATGCATGTGAACGATACGGTGTTCGAGGCTCTGGCCTGTGCCGACGCTATCCTCCGCAGCGATGAGCGCGACCTCGGCGTATGTCTCATCGACATCGGCGCGGGATCAACCGACATTATCGTTTTCATCGAGGGCGTAGTGGCGCACACCGCCGTAGTGCCCATCGGCGGCGACCACTTCACCAACGATGTAGCTGTCGGCCTGCGGACGCCGTTGGCCGACGCGGAGAAGATCAAGCGGCAATTCGGCTACGCCGTCGTCACCAGCATTCCCGAAGCGAATGAGATAGAGGTGCCGTCCGTGGGCGATCGGCCGTCGCGCCTCATGCAACAACGCCTGCTCGGAGAAATACTGGAACCACGCGCGCGCGAGTTGTTCGAGATGGTGCGCGACAATCTGCGGCAGACCGGCGTCATGGATCTGCTCGGGGCGGGAACCGTTCTCACCGGTGGCGGCGCGCGCCTTCACGGAATGCTCGATATTGCGGAAGACGTCTTCCGCCGCCCGTCGCGCCTCGGGTCGCCTCAGGCAATCGCGAAGCTGCCGTCGTTTCTCGCTGAGCCGGAATTCTCGGTTCTCATCGGACTGATGTTCTACGCGCATCGCGCGCGTACCACCAAAAGCAACCAGGACCAGGGCATTGGCGCGAAGCTGAAATCGCTGTTCGCGCGCTCAACCTTCGGGCTGTAA
- a CDS encoding halocarboxylic acid dehydrogenase DehI family protein: protein MPLTRAYEEHEVSPDLRHIYSDVRAAFDLPYVPTIFKLSAGNPEYMKAMWRDLEHVAGSREFQSASAALDEFIRSQVITGGWRFGDQERTLAGQKIPTGDIGVLAAVVGVFARAMPRMVLFSRLMQRGYSGGQRGRVSTAKQSPALSRLVTLHIPNESEAGMRVWLLFSDVRRATGTKHIPSAFRALIPFPGYLAQVWMDTKKVFAEPSFLRARDEVMRRSMGLITGMPVRDHRNLVRNVSPEQWREIEELVDGFARLLPQFAMLIGVWQRSFAIYSGRYRAA, encoded by the coding sequence ATGCCTCTCACCCGCGCTTACGAAGAACACGAAGTCAGCCCGGACTTGCGGCACATCTACTCCGATGTGCGAGCTGCCTTTGACCTGCCCTACGTTCCAACCATCTTCAAGCTCTCAGCCGGAAACCCTGAATACATGAAGGCGATGTGGCGCGACCTGGAACACGTTGCCGGTTCGCGCGAATTCCAGTCAGCGTCCGCAGCGCTGGATGAGTTCATCCGGTCGCAAGTGATCACCGGCGGGTGGCGCTTCGGAGACCAGGAGCGCACGCTGGCGGGTCAGAAGATTCCGACCGGGGATATTGGCGTGCTGGCCGCAGTGGTGGGAGTCTTCGCGCGCGCCATGCCGCGCATGGTGCTGTTCTCGCGACTCATGCAGCGCGGCTACTCTGGCGGGCAAAGAGGGCGCGTCAGCACGGCAAAGCAGTCTCCGGCACTCTCCCGATTAGTGACGCTGCACATCCCAAATGAAAGCGAAGCGGGGATGCGCGTCTGGCTGCTCTTCTCCGACGTCCGGCGCGCTACGGGTACGAAGCATATTCCAAGCGCCTTCCGCGCGCTGATTCCTTTTCCCGGATACCTGGCGCAGGTCTGGATGGACACCAAAAAGGTCTTCGCCGAGCCGAGCTTCCTGCGCGCGCGCGATGAAGTGATGCGACGCTCGATGGGATTGATTACCGGCATGCCCGTAAGGGATCACCGCAACCTGGTGCGCAACGTTTCGCCCGAGCAGTGGAGAGAGATAGAGGAATTGGTGGACGGCTTCGCGCGGCTGCTGCCACAGTTCGCAATGCTCATCGGAGTCTGGCAACGTTCCTTTGCGATCTACAGCGGACGCTATCGCGCGGCGTAA
- the ftsZ gene encoding cell division protein FtsZ: MTDATKDIRIQFNEDPHNQAKIKVIGVGGGGGNAINRMIDARVEGVEFVVANTDLQALQLSRAPVKIQLGVKLTNGLGAGANPEIGRKGALEDADKIIEALEGADMVFVTTGLGGGTGTGAAPIIASLASEMGALTVAVVTKPFAFEGKRRMSQAERGLAELIDSVDTVIVIPNEKLLAVAQDTGFFESFRIADDILRQGVQGISDIITIPGIINRDFADVKAIMAGMGYAVMGTATAKGERRTMDAAQRAIASPLLEAGAIDGARGILINITGSSSLKLAEVNEASTIIQSAAHEDANIIFGAVLDEKMKDEVKITVIATGFRTDQPQRREHAVSSAAAAIQNQRTAAAYRPAPRISPRAEVAAEIGTREQVEVVEEAEFVEPAPALAFQSTPQAAPQRENIALDAVKDKVKGSYEDDDLDVPAFIRKQRNENR, encoded by the coding sequence ATGACCGACGCGACGAAAGACATCCGAATCCAGTTCAACGAAGACCCGCACAACCAGGCAAAGATTAAAGTTATAGGCGTCGGCGGTGGCGGCGGAAACGCCATCAACCGCATGATCGACGCCCGAGTCGAGGGCGTAGAGTTCGTCGTTGCCAACACCGACTTGCAGGCGTTGCAACTCTCGCGGGCGCCAGTGAAGATCCAGTTAGGCGTTAAGCTCACGAACGGCCTAGGAGCGGGCGCCAATCCTGAGATTGGCCGCAAGGGCGCGCTGGAAGATGCGGACAAGATCATCGAAGCGCTCGAAGGCGCGGACATGGTCTTCGTAACGACAGGTCTCGGCGGAGGGACCGGCACCGGCGCGGCTCCGATCATCGCATCTCTCGCGAGCGAGATGGGCGCTCTCACCGTCGCCGTCGTGACCAAGCCGTTCGCATTCGAAGGCAAGCGCCGCATGAGTCAGGCAGAACGCGGACTTGCCGAGCTGATCGACTCCGTCGATACAGTCATTGTGATCCCGAACGAGAAGCTGCTCGCGGTCGCGCAGGACACCGGGTTCTTCGAATCCTTCCGCATCGCCGACGACATTCTGCGACAGGGCGTACAGGGCATTTCGGATATCATCACCATCCCCGGCATCATCAACCGCGACTTCGCCGACGTGAAGGCCATCATGGCCGGCATGGGCTACGCCGTCATGGGTACGGCTACGGCGAAAGGCGAGCGTCGCACCATGGACGCCGCGCAGCGCGCGATTGCATCGCCGCTGCTCGAAGCCGGAGCGATTGACGGAGCGCGCGGCATCCTCATCAACATCACCGGATCAAGTTCGCTGAAGCTGGCGGAGGTGAATGAGGCTTCGACCATCATCCAGTCGGCTGCGCATGAAGACGCGAACATCATCTTCGGCGCAGTGTTAGACGAGAAGATGAAGGACGAAGTCAAGATCACCGTCATTGCAACGGGCTTCAGGACTGACCAGCCGCAGCGCCGCGAGCACGCTGTTTCATCGGCAGCGGCTGCCATCCAGAATCAGCGCACGGCAGCTGCGTACAGACCCGCGCCACGCATCTCTCCTCGCGCGGAAGTGGCTGCTGAAATTGGCACGCGCGAGCAGGTAGAGGTGGTCGAGGAGGCAGAGTTTGTCGAGCCCGCACCGGCACTCGCATTCCAATCAACGCCCCAGGCAGCGCCGCAACGCGAGAACATCGCGCTCGACGCAGTGAAGGACAAAGTGAAGGGAAGTTACGAGGATGACGACCTCGATGTCCCGGCATTCATCCGCAAACAGCGCAACGAGAATCGTTAA
- a CDS encoding FtsQ-type POTRA domain-containing protein has product MARNQGPFTSDDDTPTTSGGGGFLRPEAGSRSRARVSEDDDLPIDVMDLEPEQQSPFLRGQKRVPVRRGPLPKKTANRLRVVIVALVSLGVLGASCAVVYRYGTRSWRFRIDSSDLIETDGNHHVSRSQIMQVMGGDIGRNVYFVPLSERKKQLEEIPWVESASVMRFLPNRLRVSVKERTPVAFAQIGSRIDLIDAYGVVMDMETDGTYSFPVVVGMNEAEPLSTRAARMKIYGQLVHELDSGGARYSQDLSEVDMSDPEDVKVTVSDPVGTVLVHLGSSNFLDRYKVYVAHVQEWRQQYQRLDSVDLRYERQVILNPDPVPSREAQPGTPPATVKRESAAVKSMKPAKPQGSANAVAKQPHRKRVKKH; this is encoded by the coding sequence ATGGCTCGTAATCAAGGTCCATTCACATCTGACGACGACACGCCAACCACTTCAGGCGGCGGCGGATTCCTGCGCCCCGAAGCTGGTTCGCGTTCGCGTGCGCGTGTGAGCGAGGATGACGACCTGCCGATCGACGTGATGGATCTGGAACCGGAGCAGCAATCACCGTTTCTGCGGGGCCAGAAGCGCGTGCCGGTGCGTCGTGGGCCATTGCCCAAAAAGACTGCGAATCGTCTTCGCGTCGTCATCGTTGCGCTGGTGAGCCTTGGAGTGCTGGGTGCGAGCTGCGCAGTCGTCTATCGCTACGGGACGCGCTCCTGGCGCTTTCGCATTGATTCCAGCGACCTGATAGAGACGGACGGCAACCACCACGTATCGCGCTCACAAATTATGCAGGTGATGGGCGGCGATATTGGCCGCAATGTTTACTTCGTGCCCCTTTCGGAGCGCAAGAAGCAGTTGGAAGAAATCCCCTGGGTCGAGTCGGCGTCCGTGATGCGGTTTCTGCCAAACCGCTTGCGCGTGTCGGTAAAGGAGCGCACGCCGGTAGCTTTCGCGCAGATTGGTTCACGAATCGATCTGATCGATGCTTATGGCGTTGTCATGGACATGGAGACTGACGGTACATATTCGTTTCCGGTTGTTGTCGGCATGAACGAGGCTGAGCCGCTCTCGACTCGCGCGGCCCGAATGAAGATTTATGGCCAATTGGTTCACGAACTGGATTCCGGCGGAGCGCGCTATTCGCAGGATTTGAGCGAAGTCGATATGAGCGATCCGGAAGACGTGAAGGTCACGGTATCGGATCCGGTTGGTACCGTGTTGGTGCACCTGGGGTCGTCGAACTTTCTAGATCGTTACAAGGTTTACGTTGCGCACGTGCAGGAGTGGCGGCAGCAATATCAAAGACTCGATTCCGTGGACCTGCGTTACGAGCGCCAGGTCATTCTGAATCCAGATCCAGTGCCCTCGCGTGAGGCGCAGCCTGGCACGCCGCCGGCGACCGTCAAGCGAGAGAGCGCGGCTGTGAAATCTATGAAACCCGCAAAGCCACAGGGCAGCGCGAATGCAGTGGCGAAACAACCGCATCGCAAGAGGGTGAAAAAGCATTAG
- a CDS encoding septal ring lytic transglycosylase RlpA family protein — protein sequence MSELRRGNFFPNSCGLRVWTVPVLLLLAAMLLTGCGGKKRSKTRIPPPPDVSSGQGTSARDRAPVPRDSEGNEVAIEPGAKVIWTETGLASWYGPPYHNRRGANGEIFNTNAMTAAHKTLPLNSIVRVTNLATEHSTVVRITDRGPFIGERIVDLSLAAAKAVDVWRPGVAKVRLDVLEAPSAIERGGRWCVQVGAFAKQRDALDLKDKLMRRYKTAKVLQFAGPTGFWVRVRVFEDDKKRAQEVSQIINVDEGGVFLVRLD from the coding sequence GTGAGCGAACTCCGACGCGGCAATTTCTTCCCGAATTCCTGTGGCCTGCGAGTCTGGACCGTTCCAGTCCTTCTTCTGCTGGCGGCGATGCTGTTGACCGGCTGCGGCGGCAAGAAGCGCTCGAAAACCAGGATTCCTCCGCCACCTGACGTTTCCAGTGGTCAAGGCACATCGGCCCGCGACCGCGCTCCCGTGCCACGCGATTCTGAAGGTAATGAGGTTGCGATCGAGCCGGGGGCCAAGGTCATCTGGACCGAAACCGGGCTGGCCAGTTGGTATGGCCCTCCGTACCACAACCGTCGCGGCGCAAATGGCGAAATCTTCAACACGAACGCCATGACGGCTGCCCACAAAACCTTGCCGCTCAATTCCATCGTTCGCGTCACAAATCTCGCGACCGAACATTCGACCGTCGTGCGCATCACGGATCGCGGACCGTTTATAGGCGAGCGCATTGTTGATCTCTCGCTGGCTGCGGCCAAGGCGGTGGACGTATGGCGTCCGGGCGTGGCGAAGGTACGCCTCGACGTGCTCGAAGCGCCCTCTGCGATTGAACGCGGCGGACGCTGGTGCGTACAGGTTGGCGCCTTCGCGAAACAGCGGGACGCGCTGGATTTGAAAGACAAGCTCATGCGCCGCTACAAGACGGCCAAGGTGCTGCAGTTTGCCGGCCCAACGGGCTTCTGGGTTCGTGTGCGCGTTTTTGAAGACGATAAGAAGCGCGCACAGGAAGTGTCGCAAATCATCAACGTGGATGAAGGCGGCGTGTTTCTCGTCAGGCTCGATTAA
- a CDS encoding histidine triad nucleotide-binding protein, with product MSDCLFCNIIAGKIPSKKVYEDERVFAFEDIHPQAPTHVLIIPKQHIEGLNKAKPEDAEIIGYCHLMAAKLGRERGIEDGYRTVLNVGPKAGQSVFHLHLHLIGGRDMKWPPG from the coding sequence ATGTCCGACTGCCTTTTCTGCAACATCATTGCCGGCAAGATTCCTTCGAAGAAGGTTTACGAGGACGAGCGCGTCTTTGCCTTCGAAGACATCCATCCGCAAGCTCCCACTCACGTGCTCATCATTCCGAAGCAGCACATTGAGGGACTGAACAAGGCCAAGCCGGAGGATGCCGAAATCATCGGATACTGTCACCTGATGGCCGCGAAACTCGGACGCGAGCGCGGAATCGAGGATGGCTACCGCACGGTTCTTAACGTCGGGCCAAAGGCTGGACAGTCCGTATTCCACCTCCATCTGCACCTCATCGGCGGGCGCGATATGAAGTGGCCTCCGGGATAG